One window from the genome of Mauremys mutica isolate MM-2020 ecotype Southern chromosome 4, ASM2049712v1, whole genome shotgun sequence encodes:
- the LOC123369809 gene encoding olfactory receptor 4S2-like has product MEPTQNVTEFIFLGVCHNKMLQPVCFVFFVLVYIATVLGNLLIIVTVKNSQYLKSPMYFFLSYLSIVDMCYSSVTVPKLIADFFMEKKSISFGGCIAQLFVFHFFGCTEIFLLTVMAYDRYIAICKPLHYTTIMTRFVCGSLVMASWVGGFMHSIVQTLLIIQLPFCGPNEIDHYFCDVHPLLKLACSDTYLIVVIVIANSGMISLISFVLVVVSYIIILVSLRTHSSEGRRKALSTCASHIAVVIIFFGPCIFIYLRPSTTFSEDKMVTVFYNIITPILNPLIYTLRNEEVKNAMRKLGSRKATLGVK; this is encoded by the coding sequence ATGGAGCCCACACAGAATGTGACTGAATTCATCTTTTTGGGAGTTTGCCACAATAAGATGTTACAGCCTGTGTGTTTTGTATTTTTCGTACTCGTCTATATCGCTACTGTGCTCGGAAACCTTCTAATTATTGTCACTGTAAAGAACAGCCAATATCTGAAGtctcccatgtatttcttcctcagctACCTGTCCATTGTAGACATGTGCTATTCGTCTGTCACTGTCCCAAAACTGATTGCTGACTTCTTCATGGAGAAGAAAAGCATCTCCTTTGGCGGCTGCATAGCACAGCTGTTTGTGTTCCATTTCTTCGGGTGCACTGAAATCTTCCTCCTCACAGTGATGGCGTATGACCGTTACATCGCGATCTGCAAACCCCTCCATTACACAACCATCATGACCAGGTTTGTTTGTGGCTCCCTTGTGATGGCTTCATGGGTGGGTGGCTTTATGCATTCCATAGTTCAGACTCTCCTGATCATCCAGTTACCCTTCTGTGGGCCCAACGAGATTGACCACTATTTCTGTGATGTGCATCCTTTGCTGAAATTGGCCTGCAGTGACACTTACCTTATTGTCGTCATAGTTATTGCCAATAGCGGGATGATTTCCCTGATCTCTTTTGTTCTGGTGGTTGTGTCCTATATCATCATCTTAGTCTCCTTGAGAACTCACTCCTCCGAAGGTCGTCGGAAAGCTCTTTCCACCTGTGCCTCCCATATTGCTGTAGTGATTATATTTTTCGGGCCATGTATCTTCATTTATTTAAGACCTTCCACCACCTTTTCAGAGGATAAGATGGTGACGGTGTTCTACAACATTATCACCCCTATCCTGAATCCATTGATCTATACCCTGCGCAATGAGGAGGTGAAAAATGCCATGAGAAAATTAGGGAGCAGAAAAGCGACGTTAGGGGTGAAATGA
- the LOC123369784 gene encoding olfactory receptor 4S2-like, giving the protein MEPTENVTEFILLGLCHNEMLQPVCFVLFVLLYIATVLGNLLIIVTVKKSQYLKSPMYFFLSYLSFVDMCLSSSTAPKLIADIFVERKTISFDGCIAQLFVVHFFGCTEIFLLTVMAYDRYIAICKPLHYTTIMTRCVCGSLVMASWVGGFVHSIFQTLLTIQLPFCGPNEIDHYFCDVHPLLKLACTDTYLVGVIVIANSGMISLICFVVLVVSYVIILVSLRTRSSEGRRKALSTCASHIAVVIIFFGPCMFIFLRPSTTFSEDKIVTVFYTILTPMLNPLIYTLRNEEVKNAMRKLGSRKVTLGVK; this is encoded by the coding sequence ATGGAGCCCACAGAGAATGTGACTGAATTCATCCTTTTGGGACTTTGCCACAATGAGATGTTACAGCCTGTGTGTTTTGTGTTATTTGTACTCCTCTATATTGCTACTGTGCTGGGAAACCTTCTAATTATTGTCACTGTAAAGAAGAGCCAGTATCTGAAGtctcccatgtatttcttcctcagctACCTGTCATTTGTAGACATGTGCCTTTCCTCTTCCACAGCCCCAAAACTGATTGCAGACATCTTCGTGGAGAGGAAAACCATCTCCTTTGACGGCTGCATAGCACAGCTGTTTGTGGTCCATTTTTTCGGGTGCACTGAAATCTTCCTCCTCACAGTGATGGCGTACGATCGTTACATTGCGATCTGCAAACCCCTCCATTACACAACCATCATGACCAGGTGTGTTTGTGGCTCCCTTGTGATGGCTTCATGGGTGGGTGGCTTTGTGCATTCAATATTTCAGACTCTCCTGACCATCCAGTTACCCTTCTGTGGGCCCAACGAGATTGACCACTATTTCTGCGATGTGCACCCTTTGCTAAAATTGGCCTGCACTGACACTTACCTTGTTGGCGTCATAGTCATTGCCAATAGCGGGATGATTTCCCTGATCTGTTTTGTTGTGCTGGTTGTGTCTTATGTCATCATCTTAGTCTCCTTGAGGACTCGATCCTCCGAAGGCCGTCGCAAAGCTCTTTCCACCTGTGCCTCCCATATTGCTGTAGTGATTATATTTTTCGGGCCATGTATGTTCATATTTTTAAGACCTTCCACCACCTTCTCAGAGGATAAGATAGTGACGGTGTTCTACACCATTCTCACCCCTATGCTGAATCCCTTGATCTACACCCTGCGCAATGAGGAGGTGAAAAATGCCATGAGAAAATTAGGGAGCAGAAAAGTGACATTAGGggtgaaatga
- the LOC123369692 gene encoding olfactory receptor 4S2-like: MEPTQNVTEFILMGLCHNEILQPVCFVFFVLLYIATVLGNLLIIVTVKKSQYLKSPMYFFLSYLSFVDMCYSSVTAPKLIADFFVERKTISFGGCIAQLFVGHFLGCTEIFLLTVMAYDRYIAICKPLRYTTIMTGCVCGSLVMASWVGGFVHSIVQTLLTIQLPFCGPNEIDYFFCDVQPLLKLACTDTYLVGVMVIANTGMICLTCFVVLVVSYVIILVSLRTHSSEGRRKALSTCASHIAVVIIFFGPCIFIYLRPSTTFSEDKIVTVFYNIITPMLNPLIYTLRNEEVKNAMRKLGSRKTTLGVK; this comes from the coding sequence ATGGAGCCCACACAGAATGTGACTGAATTCATCCTTATGGGACTTTGCCACAATGAGATTTTACAGCCtgtgtgttttgtgttctttgtacTCCTCTATATCGCTACTGTGCTGGGAAACCTTCTAATTATTGTCACAGTAAAGAAGAGCCAGTATCTGAAGtctcccatgtatttcttcctcagctACCTGTCCTTTGTAGACATGTGCTATTCGTCTGTCACAGCCCCAAAACTGATTGCGGACTTCTTCGTGGAGAGGAAAACCATCTCCTTTGGCGGCTGCATAGCACAGCTGTTTGTGGGCCATTTCTTAGGGTGCACGGAAATCTTCCTCCTCACAGTGATGGCGTACGATCGTTACATCGCTATCTGCAAACCCCTCCGTTACACAACCATCATGACCGGGTGTGTTTGTGGCTCCCTTGTGATGGCTTCATGGGTGGGTGGCTTTGTGCATTCCATAGTTCAGACTCTCCTGACCATCCAGTTACCCTTCTGTGGGCCCAACGAGATTGACTACTTTTTCTGCGATGTGCAACCTTTGCTGAAATTGGCCTGCACTGACACTTACCTTGTTGGCGTCATGGTCATTGCCAATACCGGGATGATTTGCCTGACCTGTTTTGTTGTGCTGGTTGTGTCCTATGTCATCATCTTAGTCTCCTTGAGAACTCACTCCTCCGAAGGTCGTCGCAAAGCTCTTTCCACCTGTGCCTCCCATATTGCTGTAGTGATTATATTTTTCGGGCCATGTATCTTCATTTATTTAAGACCTTCCACCACCTTTTCAGAGGATAAGATCGTGACGGTGTTCTACAACATTATCACCCCTATGCTGAATCCCTTGATCTATACCCTGCGCAATGAGGAGGTGAAAAATGCCATGAGAAAATTAGGGAGCAGAAAAACGACGTTAGGGGTGAAATGA